The Flavobacterium psychrotrophum region TAACCACCCTTTAATAGAAGTGGTTGCTGTAAATGATATTGCTGATGCCCGCACCATGGCGCATCTCATAAAATATGATAGTATTCATGGTGTGCTGCCCTTTGAAGTATCTCACACAGAAGAAAGTATCATTATCAACGGCACCCCCTACCCTTTCATCCGACAAAAGAATGTAGCCGATATTAACTGGGCAACTTATGATGTAGATATTGCTATTGAATCTACCGGAAGGTTTAAAACCCTTGAAGATGCACAGCAGCATATTGACTCTGGTGCAAAGCGTGTAATACTTTCTGCCCCGCCCGAAGATGACCGTATTAAAACGGTAGTGCTGGGTGTGAATGAGCACATACTGGATGGTACAGAAACCATTATTAGCAATGCCAGCTGTACTACAAATAATGCCGCCCCAATGATGCAGATTATTAACGACCTGTGCGGCATAGAACAGGCATATATTACAACCGTACACTCATACACCACCGACCAAAGCCTGCACGACCAGCCCCATAAAGACCTGCGCCGTGCCCGTGCCGCATCGCAAAGTATTGTACCCACTACTACAGGTGCTGCAAAGGCGCTTACCAAGATTTTTCCTGAATTTGTGGGCAAAATTGGCGGCGGTGGTATTCGGGTTCCGGTGCCTGATGGTTCGCTAACCGATATTACATGCTATGTGCGCACAGAAGCCAGTATAGAAGAAATAAACACAGCTTTTAAAACCGCAGCTGAAGGTTCGCTTAAGGGGATTTTGGCATATACCGAAGACCCCATAGTATCGGTAGATGTTTTGGGTAACCGCAACTCATGCCTGTTTGATGCACAACTAACATCTGTAATAGGTAAAATGGTAAAAGTGGTGGGCTGGTATGATAATGAGATAGGGTATTCTTCAAGGATTATTGATTTGATAGGTTATATAAGCAGGTAAAATATCTGTTTCAGAAACCAGATATAATTTTTAGTCTAAAAAAATTAAACTACTTTAATTTTTCCCAAAACTGTTGGGCGTTATTTTGCTGTAAATAAATTTTACACTCTATGAAACCATCAGTTAAAGAAATTGTACTGCAGTATGTAAATGCCTGGAATAATGAAGGCATTGAAACCTTTAAAACCGAATTTGCAAAATGCCTTGCGCCCGAAGCAAGGTACACCGACCCAAACATTGAGGCAAATGGCCCGGATGGCGTAGCGGCACTGGCGCAGGAATCATTAGAAAAAGCTCCCGGCAGGACATTCAGGTTAGTTACAGAGCCTGAACACCACCACAATGTAACGCGCTATACCTGGCAAGGTGTAGGCATACCTACAGGCACGGTTGAAGGTCAGGATATTTTAGAGTTTAACGAGGCAGGGCTTATAACCCGCATCATTACGTTTTTTTAGAACACATTAATCCGTGTATTGCTTGCGTATACTTACTTTTGTAAAAAACAGGTAAATGTACGCACGCATACTTTTAAACTTTGCCATGCATATACAGCTTAATGAAGCCGAAACACAAACTGTTGTAAGCAGGCTGCAATATAAGGCCGTAAAAAAGAATACTTTTTTATTGCATGCCGGTGAGGTGTGCCGCAATATTTACTTTACCAATAGTGGTTGTCTTCGCGTTTTTAACCCCGATAAAAACGGACAGGAACACAATGTACTTTTTTGCCCCGAAAACTGGTGGACATCGGATATGGCAGGCTTTTCATTGCAAAAGCCCGGGCAGTATTCTATCAGCGCATTAGAAGATTCTGAAGTAATGTACCTTAGCCATACCGACCTTGAACAGCTATACATTGACGTGCCTAAACTGGAACGCTTTTTCAGGATACTGACACAAAATGGCTTTTACCTGTTTCAAAATCGCCTTATGGCCAACCTTTCTAAAACCGCCGAAGAGCGCTACAGGCTTTTTTCAAAGCAATATCCGGGACTTGAAAGCCGCATTGCCCAAAAACATATTGCTTCTTATTTAGGTATTACTCCTGTGTTTTTAAGTATGCTGCGCAGTAAATAAGTTTGTTTTATACTCATCAAAACAGCTAAATTTTACAACAATACGTTTCAGTAATCAGATATACATAGAGTTAAGTATACTTGCATATCATGTTGAAAAAATTATTATCTTCATAATAAAAATATGGCAATAACAATCATTATTATAATCGCAGTAATAGCATTACCCCTTGTAATAGCTTTATTTATACCTAAAGAATACAACCTGGAACGCATTGCCATTATAAATGCACCCAAGCACAAAGTGTTTGATTACATTAAATATGTAAGAAACCAGGAGCAATATAGCAAATGGGCTATGGCAGACCCGGACCAAAAGATAACAACTACAGGAACAGATGGTACAGTAGGGTTTATAAACGCATGGGACAGTGCCAAAAAAGCCGGTGCAGGCGAACAGGAAATCACAGGCCTTATTGACGGCGAGCGCATTACTACCGAACTGCGCTTTACCCGTCCGTTTAAAAACACAGGCCACAGCTATATGGCGACTGAAACCCATAACCAAAGCAGTACAAAAGTAACCTGGGGATTATCGGGAAAAATGCCCTATCCGCTAAACCTTATGACAGCCCTTTTAAAAGGCGGGCTTGCTAAAGATATAGATTTGAGCCTAAACAACCTTAAGCAAATATTAGAGGAAAATAGCAAATAGCGATGGCAATTGCTTGCTGCTATCAAATATGCCCAGAAATACATTCAGAACAGAGCTTAACTTTTGGCATCTGAAATAGCAACATAATATTAGCTACAGGTAAGCACAGTTTTATCATTTTTTTATAACCTGGTGGTTTGTTATACCTGAATTTGTTTTAACCTGCACTAAATAAATTCCGGCGCTAAAATCTTTCAGGTTTATAGTGTTAACATCCTGAGCTACTAAAAGTAATTTTCTCCCTTGTAGGTTAAAGATAGTAACACTTTCAATAGAAATATTAGCCACTGGTGTTATATGCAATACATCCGTAACAGGGTTTGGATAAAATGTCACATTCTGGCTTACCTTGTCCGTTACAGCTACAGCTTCCTGCAACAGGGTAGTAACTGAATTTGTAATAACTGGTTCGTTATAATCAAAATAAATTCCCGCACTACCCACAATAACATCACCTAAAGCAATATCCTGTTTTGGCTTAATTTTAAAGGCTATAAAACCGTGGCTACCCGGTTCATCTTCCGCTTCATAAGGCAGGTTAATATTATCAAATATAAATTCGACATGATTACCGTTTGCTACTCTGGTACGATAGCTATGGCTGGCGGCAACAGGCAGCAGTGTATTCCAGTCTAATTTCTCATCAAGCACATCTTCTATACGCACGGTTATTGCATTTGCAGTACCTGTGTTTTGAAAACGAACCATATAGTCAAGGTAATTGTTTATTTGAGAAGTTGTAATAATTTCCCCTTGTAAAACCTGCTTATCATTAGGGTCAAAAGAATTTACTACTTCCTGGTCAAAACTAAAACGGTTATCATCTGGCGTGTTGTCATCTACTGTTGTTACTATTGTAGCCCCCAGTTCTAAAAATGGTGTACCAACTAATGGAGGCATCGCGGTGCGTAGCGTAATGTCTATCGTTTTAGTCTCAAAGGGCTGGATAGAAGCTATATCAAATTTAAGCAAGGCTGGGTTAGGCTGTATAGCAACCGGTACCTGGCTGGCCGTTACGTATACCTGCTTAAGCGTATCGTAACCAAAATTAGCTGTAGCATTAGTTACTGTTGTTGTACCTACGTTTTGCACCACCAGGCGATACTGTGCTTCAAAACCTGGACGTGCCTGTGTAAGAGGGAGTATCGTAACCCTTAAATCCTGTACAGACTGGTTAGCTGTAAGGCAAAAATCGAGCGGTTGCGTGGCACCTGTACCTGTAAAGCTAAAACTTGAAATTGCAGGTGTAACGGTGTAATAAGATGGCACGTTAACCAGATTCAATGTGTAGCTTCCTTCAGGCAGTTCTAAATTATATTGCGCTTGTGCATCAGAAAAAACTCTGTAGCTAAACTGCCCATTGTTTGCACTAACCATAATATTTGTAGCATTGATATCTGCATTATCACATCCATTAGCATTTTCATCAAAACGGATGTTGCCTGAAATAGTGTTGCCCATGCAACTTTCATCAAGGCTATCCCCGGAAATAACCCAACCAAGCTGGCTTATTAAATACTGCCTTACTCCATAGTCGCAATAATGCAGATTATTTGACCGCAATACTTTATTCTCCAGCCTTAATTCTGCAAATCGGCCAAGTAATAGGTCATAGTTGTTAGTATCCATTGCTGTTCTTCCTACAAAATACATGGGTCCCGGAAATATTGGCGCCGCAAAAGAAACCCCGGGGTTAAAGTTCCATGAAGAAATATCCTGATTAAATGATGAACCGAACATTCCCCTCATATTTAAAACATTAGACACATCCCAGTTATTAAGGGGCTGATTAAATAAGGGACTAAACATACTCTCCATTGTAGTTACCGCAGAAACATTCCAGTTGTTTAACGGCTGGTTAAATGCTAAAGCACTATTAAACATACTACTCATATCTACAACGTGAGACACATCCCAACTTTCTATAGGCTGGTTAAACATTGCCGCACCAGTAAACATGCGTTGCATACTGGTAACAGACGATACATTCCAATTACTTAAAGGCTGATTAAAAAGTGAAGTTTGGCAAAACATCTCAAACATACTAAGTACGTTTGAAACATTCCAGTTGTTTAATGACTGGTTAAACACTGTATTTCTAAACATACTTTGCATATTTGTTACAGCAGAGACATTCCAGTTGTCAAGAGGCTGATCATACGCCCCGTTTTCTGCAAACATTTCCTGCATCGTTGTAACATGAGATACGTTCCAGTTATTTAAAGGATGGTTAAAATGTGAATTTTTAAACATTCCCTGCAGATTCTCTACAGATGAAACATCCCAGTTATTTAATGGCTGATTAAATGCAGATGCATCAAACATTTGCTGCATATTTACAACACCAGAAACATTCCAGTTGTTAAGCTGCTGATTAAAATCATAGGTGTTACTAAACATTTCCTGCATATTAGTAACTCCAGACACATTCCAGTTATCTAACGGCTGGTTAAAAGCTTCTGCATTACTAAACATACTTTTCATATTAATCGCTGCAGAAACATTCCAGTTATTGAGTGGAAAGTTATAGGGTGTTGCCATGAATAATCCTTCCATATTGACCACCATAGAAACATCCCAGCTAATTAAGTCCTGATTAAATGCCTGTGCGGCATAAAACATGTTTTTCATGTTGTTTACATTAGACACGTCCCAATCATTCAGCGGCTGGTTAAATACAGTTGCCATATTAAAAAGCCCCTCCATATCTGTTACATTAGAAACATCCCAATTATTAATGGGTTGATTAAACATCGCCGCCCCTTTAAACATGTTTTTCATACTTGTAACTGCACTTAAGTCAGGCGTATCAGTTGCATTAACGGTTAAGTTAGTACAACCTAAAAAAGCCTCTTCCATAGTGCTCCAGTGTGCAGTACCCCATTGTTCTATTGTTTTTAATTTCTCGGGGTATACATTTCCAAAAAATGAAATCCTGCTATAGTTTCCTGATAATGTTACAGTATAAATACCCGGGGCAGCATAAGTATGGTAAGACTCACCACTCTGGTTGGTTAAGACACTACCATCTCCAAA contains the following coding sequences:
- a CDS encoding Crp/Fnr family transcriptional regulator, encoding MYARILLNFAMHIQLNEAETQTVVSRLQYKAVKKNTFLLHAGEVCRNIYFTNSGCLRVFNPDKNGQEHNVLFCPENWWTSDMAGFSLQKPGQYSISALEDSEVMYLSHTDLEQLYIDVPKLERFFRILTQNGFYLFQNRLMANLSKTAEERYRLFSKQYPGLESRIAQKHIASYLGITPVFLSMLRSK
- a CDS encoding SRPBCC family protein, which translates into the protein MAITIIIIIAVIALPLVIALFIPKEYNLERIAIINAPKHKVFDYIKYVRNQEQYSKWAMADPDQKITTTGTDGTVGFINAWDSAKKAGAGEQEITGLIDGERITTELRFTRPFKNTGHSYMATETHNQSSTKVTWGLSGKMPYPLNLMTALLKGGLAKDIDLSLNNLKQILEENSK
- the gap gene encoding type I glyceraldehyde-3-phosphate dehydrogenase, translated to MKKTKIAINGFGRIGRNLFRLLLNHPLIEVVAVNDIADARTMAHLIKYDSIHGVLPFEVSHTEESIIINGTPYPFIRQKNVADINWATYDVDIAIESTGRFKTLEDAQQHIDSGAKRVILSAPPEDDRIKTVVLGVNEHILDGTETIISNASCTTNNAAPMMQIINDLCGIEQAYITTVHSYTTDQSLHDQPHKDLRRARAASQSIVPTTTGAAKALTKIFPEFVGKIGGGGIRVPVPDGSLTDITCYVRTEASIEEINTAFKTAAEGSLKGILAYTEDPIVSVDVLGNRNSCLFDAQLTSVIGKMVKVVGWYDNEIGYSSRIIDLIGYISR
- a CDS encoding BspA family leucine-rich repeat surface protein — its product is MKKLYLLLVFTLVVPFANAQNPADFIMTYEVGGENLDISVPVVYSPSNNYTVNFGDGSVLTNQSGESYHTYAAPGIYTVTLSGNYSRISFFGNVYPEKLKTIEQWGTAHWSTMEEAFLGCTNLTVNATDTPDLSAVTSMKNMFKGAAMFNQPINNWDVSNVTDMEGLFNMATVFNQPLNDWDVSNVNNMKNMFYAAQAFNQDLISWDVSMVVNMEGLFMATPYNFPLNNWNVSAAINMKSMFSNAEAFNQPLDNWNVSGVTNMQEMFSNTYDFNQQLNNWNVSGVVNMQQMFDASAFNQPLNNWDVSSVENLQGMFKNSHFNHPLNNWNVSHVTTMQEMFAENGAYDQPLDNWNVSAVTNMQSMFRNTVFNQSLNNWNVSNVLSMFEMFCQTSLFNQPLSNWNVSSVTSMQRMFTGAAMFNQPIESWDVSHVVDMSSMFNSALAFNQPLNNWNVSAVTTMESMFSPLFNQPLNNWDVSNVLNMRGMFGSSFNQDISSWNFNPGVSFAAPIFPGPMYFVGRTAMDTNNYDLLLGRFAELRLENKVLRSNNLHYCDYGVRQYLISQLGWVISGDSLDESCMGNTISGNIRFDENANGCDNADINATNIMVSANNGQFSYRVFSDAQAQYNLELPEGSYTLNLVNVPSYYTVTPAISSFSFTGTGATQPLDFCLTANQSVQDLRVTILPLTQARPGFEAQYRLVVQNVGTTTVTNATANFGYDTLKQVYVTASQVPVAIQPNPALLKFDIASIQPFETKTIDITLRTAMPPLVGTPFLELGATIVTTVDDNTPDDNRFSFDQEVVNSFDPNDKQVLQGEIITTSQINNYLDYMVRFQNTGTANAITVRIEDVLDEKLDWNTLLPVAASHSYRTRVANGNHVEFIFDNINLPYEAEDEPGSHGFIAFKIKPKQDIALGDVIVGSAGIYFDYNEPVITNSVTTLLQEAVAVTDKVSQNVTFYPNPVTDVLHITPVANISIESVTIFNLQGRKLLLVAQDVNTINLKDFSAGIYLVQVKTNSGITNHQVIKK
- a CDS encoding nuclear transport factor 2 family protein, whose amino-acid sequence is MKPSVKEIVLQYVNAWNNEGIETFKTEFAKCLAPEARYTDPNIEANGPDGVAALAQESLEKAPGRTFRLVTEPEHHHNVTRYTWQGVGIPTGTVEGQDILEFNEAGLITRIITFF